The Flaviflexus equikiangi genome contains the following window.
GCAAGGGCCAACTTCCATAGTCAATGTCATATGTTGGTCGAGTTTGTCTAGAGGGTTGTAAAGCCGTCGCCGGAATAAAGTCCTCGTCCATCGCTTCAAGGTCGATCTCGGCCCAGTCCTTGTTGCTCGACATGGTCGGATTGGGTTGCTTCTGCATCGGCAGGCTGACACCCAGATGTGGACCCTGGACTATGACGTCGTCCCACGATGCAGGGTGCTTCCATCCGACATCGAAGTACCCGGCCTTCTTGTCGATTGATTCATCCCATCCTCGAGAGAACTGCAATCCAAGCTCTCGAACCCGAGGAGCCTCAGCGAGCTTCTCAAGAACGGCCGCTGCCTCAGTGTTGACTGTGTAGACCATCCGAGCCTCGCTGACGGGAGTGGACTCGTCTTCGAGTATAGAGTGCCAGATCTTGAGGACATCTGGGGTGATGCGTTGGATGCGATCCTTGTGGGGGCGGATATCCCACTTGCCTTCGTCATCCTTCAAACCGGGAAGCGGTCCGGTCCCGTCATGTGCAAGAGACTTCTCGACAACGGACGGATGGTAGAGCGAAGCGGCGTTGAGGAAGGTAGGCTCATCTTGGCGTCGCCCATATGAATGGATGCCGTAGGTGACGTGGTTGTCAATATCGAATAGTTTGAACTCGTTGACGAACTGCCAGTGCCTGCGCAACCGTTCATAAGCACCCCTGCGAAGACGTGCTGCCTTCTTCTCGGTGAAATGCGATTCTGGATGGATCAGTGAGGTGACGCCCTCTTTGGATGAGTTCTCCCAGGTCTTCGCCATGAAGGCGCGGTAGAGGTCTGGCTGTTGTCCCTGGAGATGAGGGTAATTACCTACCGAACCTAGGTAGGCAGACGTTGTCACCGTTTCACCGATGCCCTGGGTGACGCCACCAAGAACGGAGGTGTTGAGGGAATGTAGATCGCGGCGCGACCGCTTCTGGGCTTGGGTGGGCTTGTGTGCCAATAGGAACCACGGGTCATGCTCTGCGTAGAGAGCATCGAGGTCGGTGCGAGGCCGCACCCACGGCGGGTTACCCACCTGCAGGTCAAAACCGCCGTTGGTGAAGACTGCACCGAAGTCGAGATCCCAGTGGAAGAATGCTTGGTCTTGTGCTGTCTCGATGACAGTGGAGAGCCATGGATGATCGTCGAGGATGGTGGCGATGGGCTTGGTGCCCATGGCCTTGATGGCGAAGTCTTCTTGGGCGTTGAGTTCATCCCAGTCGATGGAGGTCCCGAGCCCGATCTGGCCGTGGCTAAGGTGACGATCGACTTTACCCGAGCGTCCGAGAATGTCAGAGAGAGTCTCTAGCCATTCCTTTGTGTCCGGCAACTGTGTTATTGCTTCGCCATTGTCGTCGAACGTGATGTCGGAGAGGGGCCAGAACCACATGGCTGCCCACATGTCCATGACCAGCCTGAGGCGCCGGTAGGCGCCGTCGGGGTTGCCGAAGAGGTCGGCTTCGATCTCTTCGCGAGTGACGTTCTTAGCGGTGTGCCGTGCCGGGCGATGCCACAGATCAATATCTCGACGGATCTGGTCTTCAGCGATCTGAATGCGGGTGAGGGCGAAGCGCCACAGGTCCTCGACACGGCGAGAGAGATCTTCGAGCTGCCTAAGTTCGGTCTTGGAGAACTTGCGAACGATCTTCTTCCGCCAGTTCTTCAACACCTTCTGCTGGTCGCCAGCAATCGACTTGAGATCCTTCGCATCCGATGCTGCACCCCAGCCCTTGGCGGGCAGAAGGAAATGGTAGATGCGGTCGGAGAGGGAGTCGAGAGGGGAGTCCTTCTCGATTGCCTGCGCAAGGTCGGACAGGGGTTCGCGCCGGGGTATCGCGTCGAAGTGCTGGTTGGTGGCGACCTGCTTGAGATCGTAGGTCGACCGAGAGGCTCCTATGAGGGAGTTGCCCTGGCGTAGGTGAAGACCGAACCACGGGGCCTTGAGATCGGCTGTCATAGTGTCGAGCCAGAGAGAGATTTCCGCCAGTTCGACTGCCGTGGAGTTAAGGTCGACACCGTAGACCTGGTGCAGGGCGATGTGGGCCTTGACCTTCTGGAGTTCAAGAGTGCGTTCTTCAGGGCTAATACGCTCTCCGACTTCATCCTGCTTGAGCTCGAGGTAGAGGTTGGCGAGCTGGCGTACGGCCTCGACGGCGAACGCGCCGGAGCCCATGGCTGGCTCGCAGATTGAGAGGGTGAGAACATCCTCGGATGTCGTGAGTCGTCCCTCTTCTTGAAGGACTTCGATTGCTTGACCGACGGTGAACTCGGTCAGAACCTGGGGCGTGTAGAAGGATGCCGAGCGCTCGCGGTCACGCGAGGACTGACGAAAAACGAACGAACCCTTGGGGTGACGGCGGCGCTCCCGCTTGGTACCGCCCTCGGGTGCCTCGACCTCGACCATGACGAAGCTGTCCGAGTGTACCTCATCAACCTTCGAGACGGGCAGAACCCAGGAGCCCTTCTCAGGGTTGCCCTTTGGGGCAACTTCGTAGAGATCGTCTTCGGCAATGAAGCCGGTGTAGGACATGAGGCCCTCGTACACCTGACCGAGTTCGGTGACGCCTAGAGTGGCGTAGGAAATGAATCCACGGTCTTGAGTGGACTTGCGAGACAGAAGGAGGTTCTCGAGGACGTCGTTGAGAGCCTTATTAGTCAGGCCAACCTGATCGATAAGGGAGGTGGCCGTGGACTGGAAGAGATCGGCACGGAGGTTACGGAAGGCGAGGCCCTCGGTCGCCTCCGCATCGAACTGAGGGTGGAGCTCGTCCTGAGGATCGTGGCCCTGGTCAACCAGGTGGAAGAGCACGTTGAGAGACTCGTAGAGGTGACGGCCCTGCTGGGCCTGGTGGGAGACCGGGGGATTAAGAATGAGTTCGCGAAGGCGGGTCAACCCATAGCCTTCGTCGTATTCGGGTGAGCCGGTCGGAAGGATCTCGAGTTCCGGGGTGGCCTCAGCGAAGAGGAGGAAGAGGATGCGATAGAGGTAGCGCAGTGCCTGCTTGGCCAGTTCGTTGCCGTCAATCTCGTCGGTCAGTCCTTGCACGCGTCGCTGCTCGAGGACGTCGTTGCCGATGAGTTCGATGGACTCGCGGATCGCCAGACGAAGCTCACCCGAGACCTTGATCGCGTGGTCGCGTGCCGACTCGAGGACCTGGGTCCACCAGGTGGTGCCGTCGGCCGCCTGCTCGGTGTTCTCACGGGAGAGAATGCAGGAAACGCGCTGAAGCTCACCCTTGGCCTTGGTGTCGTTGCGTTCGGCGGCGAGGGCAACATCAACGGCAAGGTACCGTCCGAGCGGTGCTGACTCACGTTCGTAGAGGAGGGTCCAAGAGCCCGCGGTAACCACAATGAACTGTGGTGGGTTCTCCGACAAGAAGATCGTCCCGACAGCATTCTTGACGGCATACTCCTTCTGTTCCTTGGTGCCGAGGAGGATCTGGCCGGCAATCTTGGCCTCCGAAGCTTCGGCAGGGTCCTCGATTGGCTCAGCATGAATCAGGTAAACCGAACCCTGGTATCCAACCCACGCATCAATTGTCAGATCGTCACCGTGGCCTTCGACCATCACTGGCGTGGTGCGTCCGTAGCCGAAGGTTTCGGCGAGGAGGTCGCCTGGGTGATGGTCGTCTGGCGTGGCGAGCTTCGTTTGAAGCTCAAGGCGCCGGGAGAGCAGTCGCGTTAGCGGAGACGCCGTGGCATGAGCCGCCTCGTTCTCCTTCCACTCCTTGATGCGAGTGGCAACATCCTTAGTGAACGACTCGCCCTTTGTGTCATCAGTCGTGAGGTAATGGTCAGAGATCCATTCATCAACGTTGACGATCGATTCAAAATCAGCCACGGCTGTTCTCCTGTTCCGGTACAACAACGACGAGGGGACGGATAAGGCGCTGGTCGGGCGCGAGAGAGGCGACAATGCCTTCCTCCTGATCAATAAGTTTTGATGTCGTTCGGGCCCGTCCACCTGCATGCTCTATCTGATCAAACAGTCCACGCCAGGCACGCGCGCGCTCGCTCCACGAGGATACCTTCTCTTGGGCCTGGTTCTCGGCCGCGATCATCATCGGCTGGATCTGGCCCTCGGTGGCCCCTACTGCTTCGGTCATGAGCTTACCGATATTATCCGGAACCCTCGTTGATCCAGTATTGACAGCATCTTCGCCGAGGCCCACACTCGTCAGCCAGGCGATGGGATCAGAGACGACTTGAGTGTCAAAGTAGCCCGATGACGCGACAAAGGCGCGGGAGACAACCTGCCCCCGCTTGTTTGTCAGCGTTGCCATGAGCAACACGGTTGGTGCGGCCACGTTTGCGGAGACCGCGGGAATCGAGCCACGGGACATATGGGCGAGGGCGTGATCGGCTGCCCACTGAGTCACGACGTGGAGAGGGCCGAGATAGTGAGCTGTTGGCCACGTGGACCCACCAATGCCCTTGCGGGCAGCATCGAGCAGATCGCGGGCTTGACCGACAGATGTCGCCAAGGTGAGCTTCTCCTTAACCCGTCGATCCGCGACGTAGTCCTGGGGAAGGAAGTCGAGGCGTCGGCGCAGATCAGGGCGGGGGACAAGCTCGATGATGTCATTGGCGTGACGTTCAAAGGAGACGCCACCAGCCTTTTCCGGCTTCTCTGGGACATCGTTGAAACCCTCACGGAGAGCATCCGCGAGGTAGTTGGCTTCCGAAAAGTACAAGCTCACTGTCGGAGGTTGGGTCATGGGCTCGAGGTGGTTGGGCTCGTCCGGGATCTCTGCGAGTTGCTGGAGAAGAAGGTCAATGTCGTCGAGCCCACCGAGATCATCGTCAAGCTTTGTCGGATCAGCAACCACCTCATCGAAGTCCTTCGACCCGCGGAGCACGTCACGAATCTCGTCTTCCTCCGCGCTCACCGAATGTTTACCCATGAGTGCACCAGCATCGCCGATGAGCTTGTGTGCTTCTGTCTCTCGCTCGATGAGGCGAGTGAGGACATGGACTTCACCGACGGAACCGGACTCTTCCGGGTCCAGAATGAGGGAGAAGATCTTCGGGCTGTGCTTCTGCCCGTAGCGGTCGATGCGGCCGTTACGCTGCTGAATGCGGATGAGTGACCACGGGATGTCGTAGTGGATGAGATGGTGACACATGCTGTGAAGGTTGACGCCCTCGGACGCCACATCGCCCGTGACGAGAATGCGCAGAGGGGAATCTTCCTTCTTAAACTCATCGACGATGTGCATCTGCTGTTGGTCAGTGAGGCCGCCATGCATGATATCCACTGCCCCCGCCTTCATCTTCAAGTCCCTGGCGAGGTTCTCCTGAAGCCAGTGCAAGGTGGCGACACGTTCAGAGAAGATAACGACGCGGGTCGGTGAGGACTTCGAGACGCCGATCTTCTTGAGTGTCGACAGGAGTTCTTGGTACTTCGCCGATGTGGCTGGCGTCAGTTCGTCATTCATCGTGATGAGATGCTTGAGGTTCGATTCTTCCTCGTAACCTGAGCCTGTCACGTTCTTCAGGCGGTTCTTCAAGGTTTCTGCCAACGCTGCCGGCGACGACAGGAATGCTTTCACCAGGACCCACGGGAACAATGCATCCCTTCCGGAGTGCCCCTTAGCTGGTCGAATCCACGTGTCGTGGAGTTCCTGGGCGATGTTGTTCTCGATGTTCGAGGCCGGAACAAGAATGTTCTGCGGTTCATCACGGACGGCCCATTTGTCGCCGACGAATGGACTCACTTCAGCGCTGTGCCGGTGGCGGCGAATGATCAGGCGGTTGGCGACTTCGTGATCGATAGACCCATCGGGCAGGACGGAGGTTGGGTCGAGTAACCGCAGGATTTCCTTGAACGAGTCCACATTTCCGTTGTGCGGGGTTGCCGATGCGAGGACCATTGCTTCAGTGCGAGGGGCCAGTGTCCTGGCAAGCCGGTTATTCTGAGTGCCGGCTGTCGTCGCGTTATGAATCTCATCGATCACGACAACATCCCAGTTCACCTTCTCCAACTGCGCCTGGTACTTCGGGGACTTCAGCGTGTCCATGGAGATGATGACCCGCGGATAGTACGTGAACGGGTTGCGGGATGCCGGGAGCGTACGACGGACCTTCTGAATGCCCAGTGAGTCCAGGCGCACGAGAGGAATAGCGAAACGTGACCACAGCTCCTGCTGGAACTGTTCGAGAATGTGCTTGGGGGTGACAACGAGGATGCGCTCGCCACGACCGCGGCGAATGAGCTCGGTCAAGATCATGCCGATCTCGAGCGTCTTACCCAAGCCGACTGCGTCGGCTAGAAGAACACGGGGTCGCGGATTTTTAGTCGAAAGAGCCTTCGTGACTGCCTTCAACTGGTAGTCGAGCGGATCGAGTAGCATGCTTCGCGCAACAGACAGATCCTCCTGGTAGAGGGGAATCGGGGTCTGGCGCAGTGCCGTTTCGAGCCAGAGGCGTGCACGACGGTACTTAGGTGATGTATCTGCAACAACCTCGACCTTGGTCGGGTCGAGCACCTCGATACGATCAAGGGCTGAGTAGAAGGTCGCTTCGTGGTCACGGACGTACTCCGAAAGTCCTCGGACCTTAATACGAATTCCGTCAGTTGCCCTCGCCACTGAGGTAACCAACCACCTCTCGTCTCGAACAATGATGTTGGAGCCAGGAGCGATCGAAAGCTCGGATGGGCTTTGGGTGAAGTCGGCCATGCATAACAAGATACAGGGCATACGAAGCGAAATGTTCTCCCTTGTTCAAACACTGGCAGTGGCTATCATCTAAAGCGAGAACGCCGCAGTTGCATTCGACTTAGACTACTTGGGACTGTTCATTACTTCTAGAGGGCTGCAGGTTAGTTCGTATTCCTCATGAGGTTGGTTTTCGAATCCACGGCGCACTCTCCGGTAGCCGATAAGTGTGACCTCGCCGACGCCAAAATCAGGGCTAAGGTGAATAATCTCAAGCCGAAGAAGAGCTAGACCACTTTAATTCGCACCTATTGTAACTAGACCCGCGCACGAAGCCTCATAATTGACTTGAAGCACCACTAGAATACGGGGGTGGCAGCCATTCCTGGGCTACATGACCCCAATAGAATACGCCTGAGCAGCATAGAGACAAGTAGAACGAAGTATCATGTCGACTGGACCTTAAACGGGGGTAGGTCGAAACCTGAGTCATCGATGTAAGCCCGCGTGGGAGGATTAGACGTAGATGTTTAACCTGAATATTTCTTTTTTCTCGGCAAATTCAGAAGTAGCATGGCGCAGTTCCGATGGCGGGAACTCACCCGAGAAGCAGGCCCAGCGCGTCAACTTCATCTCCTCCGGGACTGGTGATGATGTCGGTACAGATGGCTTTTGGAATAACTTCAGGATAGGTCTATTTAACGCAAGTGACGAACCTGTTCATGATATTCAGATTAGTTTTTACAGGAGAATTCGTCATGCGGCACCCGGTTCTGATGACTTTTATCGGTTCGAGGCAGTAGGTGATCGTGCTGATTCCAGGGTTTCCTGCCTATCGCCGGGGGAACAGTTCGTTGTTCGGGTCCCCGTGGAGGTTAGACCCGAGCCCTTTTCCGTAGTTGACGAATTTGTATTGGTGACGTTTGTTGACTCCGGTGGAAGGACGTGGTCCAGGAGGTCCTCGGATAACCGGCTCGCGTTGGAGTATCCGCGAACTGATGGATCACAGTGGTATAACAAGTTGTTCCAGATGATAGTTACTAGCAGTAAGCGGCTTGAACGCTGGTTCCTGGAAGTCACAGGGCGGGTTGCGGTCCAGCAATTGCGGCGCTGTCCGAATCGTAAACCGTCCGTAATAAGTCTAGTCGAGAGTCTCTGGGGATATTGGCCAGCAGGAGGGTCCGAGATCAATTGGCTGTTGGCTGACGACGCGCCAGCGCATATGCGGTACATTCTACCGTCTGGTGACATCGCAGATTCACGGATAACAAGGTTAAGTAAATTTCTATATAGGCACCGTTAGCTCCAGTGAAATTTTACGCTCTCCTCAAACTCTCCATTTCGGCGTTGAAGTCACAGTCAGGAAGTTGCATGGTCAGTGAGATAACTGATGCGGATCTTAATTATGCCAAGTGACATCGCGGCGCTTCGTGACGATGTAATTGTTGTTGATCAGAGCGGCCATACGTCGACAGAGATGCCAGGAGAGTACTTATCAGGTTGGGGTGCGAGTTCTTGATCGTCTTCATGGAGCCACACGTCAGATATCGGTGAGGTCCAGAAATGTGGAGTGACTCCGGCGGGCGTCGATAAGGCCTTGCTGAGACTGAGCCAATCCTTGTCGGAGTCGCCAGTGGCTACGGTAGCCGTGACGGATGGGAAGAACACCTTTGGCGATACCTTAACAATTCTCCTCGTTACCGATCGGAGGGAAGAAATTGGGGAATGCGAGGTTCAAGTTGATGCCTTCCTGGTCGACACTCTGACTACTTGACCAATGGATCCGCCCCACAGCATTCCAAGAGTACTCAACTGGACTTCTCGATTGAACATCCTTCGTTGCTCCGTGAAGTAGTCCTCCAGTCTGACCGTTTGACCTAGCCCATGTTTAGGGCGGACTTGGGCGTTATGGAGGACGAATTTGCGACTGTATTAGATGAGAGAATCAAGCGCTTCACCGTCGATAAGTTCAGTAGCGCTCTTTCCGGTCTTTGCTCTCAACTGTCGCAGGGCGAGATCGAGTTCGTTGATGACGAGTTCCCGGTGGCGACCCGCTGGATCCTCGTCAACCCCGACCAGAAGGTGGCCGCCTTCGTCCATGTCCGTCGAGTCCCTCGACGGTATCCGCAACGCGGCCTCGACACTCCTCGAGGCGGGCATGTCATCATCATCGTAACCCTGGGGGCCAGGGGAGTGCTGTGGATGACCAAGGAGAGGGAAGTCCTCCTTCCCGCCACTGAGGTCACCACCGGTGCCGGGGATGCTTTCATTGGCTGCTTCAGCCATTACCTCGTCGAGGATGGTGACGTTGTAGCCGCCCTGGCATGGCCAACATGTACGCGGCGCGCTCAGCCACCAAGCTGGGCACCCAAACCTCGTACGCGACGATGGAGGAGTTCTTTAAGAACCACGACACCGTCACCACCTAGGTGGGCAGACGAGAGGGGTGCAGAGTTCAACTCTGCGCCCCTTTTAGCTCTTATCGATGACGAGTAGCTCTCAGGTGAGGGAGCGTCGTGTCGGTGTCTCGTCACCCTGCCTGCTGGTAGTTCACCCCGTGGGCGATGACTCGTTGAGATCGGGAACGGTGGCGATCAACTGTCGGTCGCCGGTCCAAAGGAGGGCGGAACTGTGGGCGGTGACGAGGGTAGGTACGGGAATCGTCCCTGACTGGTGCGAATCATAGGCCTAGGCGATGGCACTGCTGCAGGAAGCGACCGCGGTCGCCACCTCGTGGAGGATGAGACCAGGGGTGGGGGCAGGGTTATCATGCTCAGCCCCGGCCTGACCATGCGGGTCACCGTTGGTTTCTCGCCGGCCGTCCTCGTTCCCGGCGGCGTCGCTATTCTCACGTGTCTCGCGGCCGCATAGCATCATCACCCGGATGCAGGCGGGCACTCCATTCGGGCACGTGGTAATTGCAAAGAGGCAATCTTAGACGGTGTCGGCGGGTGTCTGCGAGATGCGGGCTCGGTACCATTCCGATTGCACAAGCTTGGTCTCGAACTCCCGAATTCGAGCAAGCCCAGCGTTGAGAGAGTTATCCAATTCGACCAGGTCTTCAGGCGAAACATTCCTCGGATCCATTTCCATGGTCGTCTCGGGTAGCAGGAAGATGTTGTACAGTCTGTCGCGCTTGTTATGGCCGGCCAGTTTCCACGGACTTTCCGCAGCCGTCCTCAGATATTCCGCTGTTTCAATTAGCTGAGACTTTCTGTTTCCAATTGCTGATGATTCGTTGAAGACAAGTTGGATATTAAACTTGATACCTGAAGGCTTGCTGTCAATCGCAAGTTCGTAGTTCCAAAACGTCAGCCCATCCCAAGCGTCAGTTTGTGAGGTTTTGGGGAGCAGATTCAGCATCGTTTCTGTATAGAAGCGATAGCGGAACCACGATCCCTTTTGGTCCGGGCGCGACTCGGATGCGAAGGAGGGAAGGTTCTCCTTCCCCCACTCGATGACTTTTGCCTTAACGAGTTCTGAATCGTCGGGGAGATGCTTGATGATCAGATCGATGGCTTTCTGGTGCTTACGATAGATACGTGCAACGATGTCAACGAGTTCGGGATCGGTCACGATATTTCTCCTGATCATGTCAATGTAGGAATCGATGAGCAATTCGGCTGTCGTGGTGAGCTGCGCACCCGATCGCGCCTGCGCGATGATGTCGATGAGGTCGGTGTAGGACATGGAGGCCCACTGATCAGGATTCGACGACTCCGCGCCGTCTGGGGTGAGGTACACCCGCAAGACATCGTAACCGGGGAAGTTCTTGTCGATGATCGATTGGTAACGACGGAGCTGGTTGTCGTGCTCGCCCGACCAGATCTTGTTTTCGAAAGCGACCAGAACTGTGTCCCTGTCATTGACCGCCAGGATGTCAATGTGTTCGTATTCGCGTCGGATCTCGAAGTTGACCGGATCCAGTAGGAGCACCTTAAAGACGAGGGGGTCATCAACCAGCGATTGCGAGGCGACATACTGGAAGAGGTGCTCCAACACTGCGCCGTGAAGACCGTGGGATTCCATCGGATCCAAGAGCCAGCTGATCATCGTAGAATGGCGGATTTCGTTGTGCGCTAGATTCAGGATCTCAAAGATGTTGTCACGCACGAGCCACGGGTTAAGTTCCTCGAGCGACGCAACATCGAGCAGAAACGCTTGGAGGGCTTGCCTGCCCTCCGTGTTCGCTTCTTTATCGGCGCCACGTGTCATGAATTGAGCCTATCTATGTTTCGGTCAGTATTGGGACACTTTCGTAGAGCCAAGCCTCGGTTCGTAGCGTCGCCTCCTTCGACCGGATGACTGTCGTTACGTCTGTTGTTGGCCGGTGATCTAAGGCTGTTCGGTCGGCAAGGTTGTTTGCCTCGTCCATTAGTGACCAGGTGTCTCCTGTCGCGATCGAATGCTGGCCAGGCCAAGGGCTCTGCCTCGCTCACGTGGATCATCGAAGAAGTAGGGGAGAGTGTGATCCTCGAAGAACTCACGAGCGGTGATAAAAGCTTCCTCAACCGTACTCGGGTCATAGCCAAGAGCGACCGCTTCTGGCATTGAGGCTTGTGAATAGCGTCGTGTCAGTTTCATGAAGGTGCGGCAATCATCGTCTTCGTCGGGCCCGAGGTGTTCGATGATGGAGGGGTAGAAAACCGCATATTCCCCGCATCCCACACAACGATTCATATCCTCGAAGAATCTCCAGTAAGCATCCTGAATACTTCGGCAGTGCTCGTGGTAAAGCTCGCGAACGAACCATGCAGCGTTCTCGCCGGGCACATGTTCGAAGGGGCGAATGTCAGGCTTGTACCACCAGTAGCTACTAATTCGCCGATCAGATGCGTTGATCCAGGCGAATGGCGTAACGATGCCTCCCAGATCCGATTTCATATTGTCCCCTTACTGCGTATTCCCACGGTAGGAGAGGCTGCGGACACGTATGGGCGAGCATTTTTCGGGGACGGGCCGGTACTTTGCCGTCCTGGTCGGTCACACGTGGTTTTGACGATCAGAGCGCCGCGTTTCGGCTACGCTGCTCTGTAGGCGAAAGGAGCGGGATGACTGAGCAGTCAGCGGTGTACACCGATACTCTTTTCGGTTACATCAACCGCACTCTTCCCGCCTCAAAGAAGTACTCTCCTCAGCTCATCTCCAACACCGGTGAAGCGACGATGCTCACCGCGATCAACTCCCTGCTGAGGAGCTGTCAATCTTTTGTCTTCTCTGTTGCCTTTATTTCTTCCGATGGTTTGGCGGCCCTCAAGAATGCTCTTGTGGAGAGGGGGGCGCGTGGCACGATCATCACCTCGACGTATCTGGACTTCAACGATCCCGACGATCTTCGCGAGCTCCTCCTGCTGGAGAACTGCGAGGTGTACCTGGCGGATGAAGACCGGGGCTTCCACGCCAAGGGCTACATCTTCAACCACGAGGCTGGTACCACCGCCATTGTCGGCTCGTCGAACCTGACCGCCCATGCCCTCAAGCTCAATGCTGAATGGAACCTCAAGTTCTCCGCTGAACGGGACGGTGAC
Protein-coding sequences here:
- a CDS encoding DNA methyltransferase, whose translation is MADFESIVNVDEWISDHYLTTDDTKGESFTKDVATRIKEWKENEAAHATASPLTRLLSRRLELQTKLATPDDHHPGDLLAETFGYGRTTPVMVEGHGDDLTIDAWVGYQGSVYLIHAEPIEDPAEASEAKIAGQILLGTKEQKEYAVKNAVGTIFLSENPPQFIVVTAGSWTLLYERESAPLGRYLAVDVALAAERNDTKAKGELQRVSCILSRENTEQAADGTTWWTQVLESARDHAIKVSGELRLAIRESIELIGNDVLEQRRVQGLTDEIDGNELAKQALRYLYRILFLLFAEATPELEILPTGSPEYDEGYGLTRLRELILNPPVSHQAQQGRHLYESLNVLFHLVDQGHDPQDELHPQFDAEATEGLAFRNLRADLFQSTATSLIDQVGLTNKALNDVLENLLLSRKSTQDRGFISYATLGVTELGQVYEGLMSYTGFIAEDDLYEVAPKGNPEKGSWVLPVSKVDEVHSDSFVMVEVEAPEGGTKRERRRHPKGSFVFRQSSRDRERSASFYTPQVLTEFTVGQAIEVLQEEGRLTTSEDVLTLSICEPAMGSGAFAVEAVRQLANLYLELKQDEVGERISPEERTLELQKVKAHIALHQVYGVDLNSTAVELAEISLWLDTMTADLKAPWFGLHLRQGNSLIGASRSTYDLKQVATNQHFDAIPRREPLSDLAQAIEKDSPLDSLSDRIYHFLLPAKGWGAASDAKDLKSIAGDQQKVLKNWRKKIVRKFSKTELRQLEDLSRRVEDLWRFALTRIQIAEDQIRRDIDLWHRPARHTAKNVTREEIEADLFGNPDGAYRRLRLVMDMWAAMWFWPLSDITFDDNGEAITQLPDTKEWLETLSDILGRSGKVDRHLSHGQIGLGTSIDWDELNAQEDFAIKAMGTKPIATILDDHPWLSTVIETAQDQAFFHWDLDFGAVFTNGGFDLQVGNPPWVRPRTDLDALYAEHDPWFLLAHKPTQAQKRSRRDLHSLNTSVLGGVTQGIGETVTTSAYLGSVGNYPHLQGQQPDLYRAFMAKTWENSSKEGVTSLIHPESHFTEKKAARLRRGAYERLRRHWQFVNEFKLFDIDNHVTYGIHSYGRRQDEPTFLNAASLYHPSVVEKSLAHDGTGPLPGLKDDEGKWDIRPHKDRIQRITPDVLKIWHSILEDESTPVSEARMVYTVNTEAAAVLEKLAEAPRVRELGLQFSRGWDESIDKKAGYFDVGWKHPASWDDVIVQGPHLGVSLPMQKQPNPTMSSNKDWAEIDLEAMDEDFIPATALQPSRQTRPTYDIDYGSWPLPHGELVEQRKVFRVAWRQMAATTGFRTLYPALLPPGTCHINGVISAGSPKQVEARNTVSCGSYQSSLLADFLVRSAGTNLWPSLIGNLPFVRGAFTNLVSHRYLRLNCLTRAYAPLWEELTGEAWTMETPLRKDEDRRQAQLEIDAMVALSLGVTADELCMIYRTQFPVMRRYDHEDRFDANGRKVPKEVLKRNKAAKGEELSIEDRSWTHPQSGVTYVYEYPFRQLDREADMREAYARFEKELAEGS
- a CDS encoding PDDEXK-like family protein, producing MTRGADKEANTEGRQALQAFLLDVASLEELNPWLVRDNIFEILNLAHNEIRHSTMISWLLDPMESHGLHGAVLEHLFQYVASQSLVDDPLVFKVLLLDPVNFEIRREYEHIDILAVNDRDTVLVAFENKIWSGEHDNQLRRYQSIIDKNFPGYDVLRVYLTPDGAESSNPDQWASMSYTDLIDIIAQARSGAQLTTTAELLIDSYIDMIRRNIVTDPELVDIVARIYRKHQKAIDLIIKHLPDDSELVKAKVIEWGKENLPSFASESRPDQKGSWFRYRFYTETMLNLLPKTSQTDAWDGLTFWNYELAIDSKPSGIKFNIQLVFNESSAIGNRKSQLIETAEYLRTAAESPWKLAGHNKRDRLYNIFLLPETTMEMDPRNVSPEDLVELDNSLNAGLARIREFETKLVQSEWYRARISQTPADTV
- a CDS encoding DEAD/DEAH box helicase — protein: MARATDGIRIKVRGLSEYVRDHEATFYSALDRIEVLDPTKVEVVADTSPKYRRARLWLETALRQTPIPLYQEDLSVARSMLLDPLDYQLKAVTKALSTKNPRPRVLLADAVGLGKTLEIGMILTELIRRGRGERILVVTPKHILEQFQQELWSRFAIPLVRLDSLGIQKVRRTLPASRNPFTYYPRVIISMDTLKSPKYQAQLEKVNWDVVVIDEIHNATTAGTQNNRLARTLAPRTEAMVLASATPHNGNVDSFKEILRLLDPTSVLPDGSIDHEVANRLIIRRHRHSAEVSPFVGDKWAVRDEPQNILVPASNIENNIAQELHDTWIRPAKGHSGRDALFPWVLVKAFLSSPAALAETLKNRLKNVTGSGYEEESNLKHLITMNDELTPATSAKYQELLSTLKKIGVSKSSPTRVVIFSERVATLHWLQENLARDLKMKAGAVDIMHGGLTDQQQMHIVDEFKKEDSPLRILVTGDVASEGVNLHSMCHHLIHYDIPWSLIRIQQRNGRIDRYGQKHSPKIFSLILDPEESGSVGEVHVLTRLIERETEAHKLIGDAGALMGKHSVSAEEDEIRDVLRGSKDFDEVVADPTKLDDDLGGLDDIDLLLQQLAEIPDEPNHLEPMTQPPTVSLYFSEANYLADALREGFNDVPEKPEKAGGVSFERHANDIIELVPRPDLRRRLDFLPQDYVADRRVKEKLTLATSVGQARDLLDAARKGIGGSTWPTAHYLGPLHVVTQWAADHALAHMSRGSIPAVSANVAAPTVLLMATLTNKRGQVVSRAFVASSGYFDTQVVSDPIAWLTSVGLGEDAVNTGSTRVPDNIGKLMTEAVGATEGQIQPMMIAAENQAQEKVSSWSERARAWRGLFDQIEHAGGRARTTSKLIDQEEGIVASLAPDQRLIRPLVVVVPEQENSRG